A stretch of Gemmatimonas aurantiaca T-27 DNA encodes these proteins:
- a CDS encoding DUF4097 family beta strand repeat-containing protein produces MSFLSLMGRRSGRVMWPRASRRVVTTFASATVALGALSATAEAQDSRREDSRREDAFTWSGNMASGRQLFIKNINGGIEVERSNSGRVEVSAEKRWRRGNPEMVRIEQKRSGDNIVICALWEEGSTCDEEGIRSRRGNRWNDRNDVSVHFTVRVPEGVRLNLSTVNGGIEIDGVTSEVVGSTVNGSLRARGAGGPVRASTVNGSIHVAVSSRDNAGDLEYSTVNGSITVEVPSNFGAQFDLSTVNGRVSTDFPITVSGALSSRSLRGTVGDGRSRLRASTVNGAITLRRLN; encoded by the coding sequence ATGAGCTTTCTCTCCCTGATGGGTCGCCGGTCCGGCCGTGTGATGTGGCCCCGTGCATCCCGGCGCGTCGTCACCACATTCGCATCGGCCACCGTCGCCCTTGGCGCACTGTCCGCCACGGCGGAGGCCCAGGACTCCCGTCGTGAGGATTCGCGACGCGAGGACGCCTTCACCTGGTCGGGCAACATGGCCAGCGGCCGTCAGCTATTCATCAAGAACATCAATGGCGGCATCGAGGTGGAGCGCAGCAACAGTGGGCGCGTGGAGGTCTCGGCCGAAAAGCGCTGGCGCCGCGGCAATCCCGAGATGGTACGCATCGAACAGAAGCGATCGGGCGACAACATCGTCATCTGCGCGCTGTGGGAAGAAGGCTCGACCTGCGACGAAGAAGGAATCCGCTCGCGGCGCGGCAATCGCTGGAACGACCGCAACGACGTGTCGGTGCACTTCACCGTGCGCGTCCCTGAGGGCGTCCGCCTCAACCTCTCGACAGTCAATGGTGGTATCGAGATTGACGGAGTGACCAGCGAAGTCGTGGGCTCGACGGTGAATGGCAGCCTGCGCGCACGTGGCGCCGGCGGGCCGGTGCGCGCCAGCACGGTCAATGGCAGCATTCACGTGGCCGTCAGTTCACGCGACAACGCCGGCGATCTCGAATACAGCACCGTGAACGGCTCCATCACGGTCGAAGTCCCCAGCAACTTCGGCGCCCAGTTCGATCTCTCCACGGTCAACGGCCGCGTGAGTACCGATTTCCCCATCACGGTCTCGGGCGCGCTGTCATCGCGCAGCCTGCGTGGCACGGTGGGCGACGGTCGTTCGCGGCTGCGCGCCAGTACGGTGAACGGCGCGATCACGCTTCGTCGGCTCAACTGA
- a CDS encoding Fe2+-dependent dioxygenase codes for MLLQVPEVLTPDEVRAMREMLDRAEWVDGRVTAGHQSSRTKNNMQIPEDNPIARQVGDQILAALQRHPLFVGAALPLKVFPPLFNSYAGGQSFGMHVDNAIRQVRGTPHRIRTDLSATLFLTDPEDYDGGELVIEDTYGQHRVKLPAGHLVLYPSTSLHLVEPVTRGARVSSFFWLQSMIRDDAERTLLFDLDMAIQRLNQDAPDHPSAVQLTGIYHNLLRRWADA; via the coding sequence ATGCTTTTGCAAGTTCCGGAAGTGCTCACCCCCGATGAAGTCCGCGCGATGCGCGAGATGCTTGATCGGGCCGAGTGGGTGGATGGTCGCGTGACGGCGGGACATCAGTCGTCGCGCACCAAGAACAACATGCAGATCCCCGAGGACAATCCGATCGCGCGTCAGGTCGGTGACCAGATTCTCGCGGCGCTGCAGCGTCATCCGTTGTTCGTCGGCGCCGCTTTGCCGCTCAAGGTCTTTCCGCCGTTGTTCAACAGCTACGCAGGCGGTCAGTCATTCGGCATGCACGTCGACAATGCCATTCGGCAGGTGCGCGGCACGCCGCATCGCATTCGCACCGACCTGTCGGCCACGCTCTTTCTCACTGATCCGGAAGACTACGACGGCGGGGAGCTGGTCATCGAGGATACCTACGGGCAGCATCGTGTGAAGCTGCCGGCGGGACATCTCGTGTTGTATCCCTCCACCAGCCTGCATCTGGTGGAGCCGGTGACCCGTGGCGCGCGCGTGTCCTCGTTCTTCTGGCTTCAGAGCATGATCCGGGACGATGCGGAACGCACGTTGCTGTTCGATCTCGACATGGCCATCCAGCGTCTCAATCAGGACGCACCGGATCATCCGTCGGCAGTGCAATTGACTGGCATTTACCACAATCTCCTGCGTCGTTGGGCCGACGCATAA
- a CDS encoding RNA polymerase sigma factor, producing the protein MTDPFLESRPFPAPVTSPGVDDVSAAANGDRQAFERVYRAHADRVFGLCVRMLGDRVLAEEVTQDVFVRVWQKLPGFRAEAAFSTWLHRVAVNVILSRRKNLGVQHGRHAEEEVLDVTPARADRVTERLDLEDAIGGLPNGARRVFVLHDVEGFTHEEIGEQLGITPGGSKAQLHRARMLLRNALTR; encoded by the coding sequence GTGACAGATCCCTTTCTCGAATCCCGGCCGTTTCCGGCCCCGGTGACATCACCGGGGGTGGACGACGTGTCGGCGGCCGCGAATGGCGATCGTCAGGCGTTCGAGCGGGTATACCGCGCCCATGCGGATCGTGTGTTCGGTCTGTGTGTCCGCATGCTGGGCGATCGGGTGCTGGCCGAGGAGGTGACGCAGGACGTGTTCGTGCGCGTCTGGCAGAAACTTCCCGGATTTCGTGCCGAGGCGGCGTTCTCCACCTGGCTGCATCGGGTGGCCGTCAACGTCATCCTCTCGCGCCGGAAGAATCTCGGGGTCCAGCACGGGCGACACGCGGAGGAGGAGGTGCTGGATGTCACCCCTGCGCGTGCCGACCGGGTCACCGAGCGTCTCGACCTGGAGGACGCGATCGGTGGGCTCCCCAACGGCGCGCGCCGGGTGTTCGTCCTGCACGATGTGGAAGGCTTCACGCATGAAGAGATCGGCGAGCAGCTCGGCATCACCCCCGGTGGCAGCAAGGCCCAGTTGCACCGGGCCCGCATGCTGCTCCGGAATGCCCTGACCCGCTGA
- a CDS encoding HAD family hydrolase, with product MTQGRTPHALLFDLDGTLIDSIQLLLESMQHAFVGHRRCPTTAEWVAGIGTPLRAQLAEWCDTADEAEQLVTRYREYQDRHLESLTTPYPAVLEMLAWARERGHPTAIVTSKGRIMTSRSLQHVGLADAFDTVVTFEETERHKPLADPVLLALDRLGATPDRALFVGDSPHDMFSGLAAGVKTAAALWGPFSREELAKASPTFWMTGFHELPDIVARLD from the coding sequence ATGACCCAAGGCCGGACACCGCACGCCCTGCTCTTCGATCTTGATGGCACGCTGATCGACTCCATCCAGTTGCTGCTCGAAAGCATGCAACACGCATTCGTCGGACACCGGCGATGCCCGACCACCGCCGAATGGGTGGCTGGCATCGGTACCCCGCTGCGCGCCCAGCTCGCGGAGTGGTGCGACACTGCTGACGAAGCCGAGCAGTTGGTCACGCGGTATCGGGAGTATCAGGACCGGCACCTCGAGAGCCTCACCACGCCCTACCCGGCCGTGCTGGAGATGCTGGCCTGGGCCCGGGAACGCGGGCACCCCACCGCCATCGTCACCAGCAAGGGGCGGATCATGACCAGCCGGTCGCTGCAGCATGTCGGGTTGGCAGACGCCTTCGACACCGTGGTGACCTTCGAAGAGACCGAGCGCCACAAGCCACTGGCCGACCCCGTGCTGCTGGCCCTCGACCGGCTGGGCGCCACACCCGACCGCGCTCTGTTTGTCGGCGATTCGCCACACGACATGTTTTCCGGCCTGGCCGCCGGCGTGAAGACCGCCGCCGCGCTCTGGGGACCGTTTTCGCGGGAGGAGCTGGCCAAGGCGTCCCCGACCTTCTGGATGACCGGCTTCCACGAGCTCCCGGACATCGTGGCCCGCCTCGACTGA
- a CDS encoding TonB-dependent siderophore receptor, whose protein sequence is MKKKRNSSHKALTGVLMATSAVGLAPAKLPAQGVEARSRAQQPAARPERFDVPAGPLDAALKQFEAATALTLRIDAPIVGMQTKGVQGEFTPQQALARLLDGSGLTFVFTGEKVVMLRPRGSTVLDAVNVTATPRVSSAKYTAPQVDITRSVAVIPKDILQAQGATSLRDAIRNVPGITINAGEGGGGMPGDNFNIRGFSAANDLFVDGVRDLSGFARESFNLEQVEVLKGPNSGITGRGSTGGTINMVTKVPSLRADRSGAIVLGSADQRRATADVNQPLHVPGIPGAAVRVAAVSSNSGVAGNDVIEYNSWGVAPSLSVGLGTSTQVTLAYTRSEQDNIPSYGVETFNGVPTVDTRHFFGLRSLDFEKVNSNNLALKAAHVFNEHLTLRNQFSSAHSDVGRIVTPVNPTTGARSPKTHAVENDILTNQTNLTSSFETGAVGHDFVAGAEFTRENSLRGAYTIATRPFPTIANLNAPTADADYQSAITRTVTRTVRAQSAALYAFETMKIGSKLELNGGLRWDSYKPEYTDSASKATIASTGNAPVRTTNVSGNAAVNFKPTVGSSLYFSYGTSFNPATENLSNDAVSANSKLPPEKSRSLEVGAKWELFKQRLLTSFALFRTEKTNARTTDPANPGLGTILAGKQKVEGGEVSVTGRITDHWAVLAGYSRMSGKYVESPNPAQTDAPFTNVPAHSLNAWTSYAVTKRLEVGGGGRYVDRRLLRATATSTVYVPAYRTYDAMAKYQLSSTLGLQVNLMNLTDELYYDSGRMWVPAAGRAVSVTTSVKF, encoded by the coding sequence ATGAAGAAGAAGAGGAACAGTTCGCACAAGGCGCTGACGGGCGTCCTGATGGCCACATCGGCCGTTGGGCTCGCACCAGCCAAGCTGCCTGCCCAAGGGGTCGAAGCCCGTAGCCGAGCTCAGCAGCCTGCTGCCCGCCCCGAACGCTTCGATGTCCCGGCCGGTCCCCTCGACGCCGCCCTCAAGCAGTTCGAAGCCGCTACTGCCCTCACTCTCCGTATCGATGCTCCCATCGTGGGCATGCAGACCAAGGGCGTGCAGGGAGAGTTCACGCCGCAGCAGGCGCTGGCCCGTCTGCTCGATGGCAGTGGGCTGACCTTCGTCTTCACCGGCGAAAAGGTCGTCATGCTCCGCCCGCGCGGCAGCACGGTGCTTGATGCCGTCAACGTCACTGCCACACCCCGGGTGTCTTCAGCCAAGTACACCGCTCCCCAGGTGGACATCACCCGCTCGGTCGCGGTGATCCCCAAGGACATCCTGCAGGCTCAGGGCGCGACCTCCCTGCGCGATGCCATCCGCAACGTGCCTGGCATCACCATCAATGCCGGCGAAGGTGGCGGCGGCATGCCGGGCGACAACTTCAACATCCGCGGCTTCAGTGCGGCCAACGATTTGTTCGTCGATGGTGTGCGCGATCTCAGTGGTTTTGCCCGTGAGTCGTTCAACCTCGAACAGGTCGAAGTGCTCAAGGGGCCGAACTCCGGCATCACCGGACGCGGGTCCACTGGCGGCACCATCAACATGGTCACCAAGGTGCCCAGTCTGCGGGCCGATCGCAGTGGTGCCATCGTGCTGGGTTCGGCCGATCAGCGTCGCGCCACGGCCGATGTGAACCAGCCGCTGCACGTGCCGGGCATTCCAGGCGCCGCCGTGCGCGTCGCTGCCGTTTCGAGCAACAGCGGCGTGGCCGGCAACGATGTGATCGAATACAACAGTTGGGGCGTTGCGCCGTCGCTCTCCGTGGGTCTGGGCACGTCCACGCAGGTGACGCTCGCCTACACACGCTCCGAGCAGGACAACATTCCGTCATACGGTGTGGAGACCTTCAATGGCGTGCCGACGGTGGACACGCGCCACTTCTTCGGGTTGCGCAGTCTCGACTTCGAGAAGGTCAATTCCAACAACCTGGCCCTGAAGGCCGCGCATGTCTTCAACGAACATCTGACGCTGCGCAACCAGTTCAGCTCCGCGCATTCCGACGTGGGTCGTATCGTCACCCCGGTCAATCCCACCACCGGTGCACGTAGCCCGAAGACACATGCCGTCGAAAACGACATCCTCACGAATCAGACGAATCTGACGTCGTCGTTCGAAACGGGTGCTGTTGGGCATGATTTTGTGGCGGGCGCCGAGTTCACGCGAGAGAACAGTCTGCGCGGAGCGTACACGATCGCCACACGGCCTTTCCCGACGATCGCGAACCTCAACGCCCCCACGGCCGATGCCGACTATCAGTCGGCGATCACACGTACGGTGACGCGCACTGTGCGTGCGCAGTCGGCGGCGCTGTACGCCTTCGAGACGATGAAGATCGGTTCGAAGCTCGAACTCAACGGCGGTCTGCGCTGGGATTCGTACAAGCCTGAATACACCGACTCGGCGTCGAAGGCGACCATCGCGAGCACGGGCAATGCGCCGGTGCGCACCACCAACGTCAGTGGCAATGCGGCGGTGAACTTCAAGCCGACCGTGGGGAGCAGTCTGTATTTCTCCTACGGCACGTCGTTCAATCCGGCGACGGAAAACCTGTCGAACGATGCGGTGAGTGCGAACAGCAAGCTGCCACCCGAGAAGAGCCGCTCGCTCGAAGTGGGTGCGAAGTGGGAACTGTTCAAGCAACGTCTGCTCACCTCGTTTGCCTTGTTCCGTACGGAAAAGACCAACGCGCGCACCACCGATCCGGCCAATCCTGGATTGGGCACCATTCTCGCCGGCAAGCAGAAGGTCGAGGGCGGTGAAGTGTCGGTCACGGGTCGTATCACGGACCACTGGGCCGTGCTGGCCGGTTACTCGCGCATGAGTGGGAAGTACGTGGAGTCCCCGAATCCGGCGCAGACGGATGCCCCGTTCACCAATGTGCCGGCGCATAGTCTCAACGCCTGGACGAGTTATGCCGTGACCAAGCGTCTCGAAGTGGGTGGTGGTGGACGGTATGTGGATCGTCGTCTGCTGCGGGCCACGGCCACGTCCACGGTGTATGTGCCGGCCTATCGCACGTACGATGCGATGGCGAAGTATCAGCTCAGCTCTACACTCGGATTGCAGGTGAACCTGATGAACCTGACCGATGAGCTGTACTACGACAGCGGTCGGATGTGGGTGCCGGCGGCAGGTCGTGCGGTGTCGGTGACGACATCCGTCAAGTTCTGA
- a CDS encoding SPL family radical SAM protein — protein MPHPLPVVEPLAPVLPSLTPEPLRLLTRHADLQYHAIPARGIFNAPSATHMGFWSINPYVGCAFGCAYCYARDTHRYTLERAGRVGADIAARMPPWLAFERRILVKEHADARVREALRSSRAPRAGESLVIGSATDPYQPAERHFRVTASVLQALVDADVRGWSIVIITKSPLVTRDIVLLQQLARHNTVGVHISLITVDRELARQLEPRAPTPEARLRGVRRLAEGGIDVSVNCMPVLPGITDEPAMLQALVARIAESGARSFGACALRLRAASRRRYLPMIRAQFPALAARYESTYRESVYATETYRAGLHQYMGALARKNGLVLREYRRASGYDVTGASDAIRGGASEERKEDQKDEFDKPDEQLTFL, from the coding sequence ATGCCACACCCACTGCCGGTGGTGGAGCCTCTGGCTCCCGTGTTGCCGTCGCTCACCCCCGAGCCCCTGCGCCTGCTCACTCGGCACGCGGATCTGCAGTATCACGCCATTCCGGCGCGTGGGATTTTCAATGCCCCGTCGGCCACACATATGGGGTTCTGGTCCATCAATCCCTATGTGGGGTGCGCGTTCGGGTGCGCGTATTGCTACGCCCGCGATACGCACCGCTACACGCTCGAGCGGGCGGGGCGCGTAGGAGCAGACATCGCAGCACGCATGCCGCCATGGCTGGCGTTCGAGCGACGCATTCTGGTGAAGGAGCATGCGGATGCGCGGGTCCGGGAAGCGTTGCGTTCCTCACGCGCACCGCGGGCTGGTGAATCGCTGGTGATCGGATCGGCCACCGACCCATATCAGCCAGCGGAACGGCACTTTCGGGTGACAGCCAGCGTGTTGCAGGCACTGGTGGACGCGGATGTGCGAGGATGGTCGATCGTGATCATCACCAAGAGTCCTCTGGTGACGCGGGACATCGTGTTGCTGCAGCAATTGGCGCGGCACAACACGGTAGGGGTGCACATCTCGCTCATCACGGTCGATCGCGAGCTGGCCCGTCAGTTGGAGCCGCGGGCCCCGACGCCGGAAGCCCGACTACGTGGGGTCCGGCGGTTGGCGGAGGGTGGGATCGATGTGAGCGTGAACTGCATGCCGGTGCTGCCCGGCATCACCGACGAACCGGCGATGCTGCAGGCATTGGTGGCACGTATCGCTGAATCGGGAGCCCGGAGCTTTGGCGCCTGTGCACTGCGGTTACGGGCGGCCTCACGGCGGCGCTACCTGCCGATGATCCGGGCGCAGTTCCCCGCCCTGGCCGCCCGATACGAGTCCACCTATCGCGAAAGTGTTTACGCCACGGAGACTTACCGTGCAGGCCTGCACCAATACATGGGCGCACTGGCTCGCAAGAACGGCTTGGTGCTCCGGGAATACCGGCGCGCATCGGGCTACGACGTCACAGGCGCGAGCGACGCGATTCGTGGCGGTGCATCTGAAGAAAGAAAGGAAGACCAGAAGGATGAATTCGACAAACCAGATGAACAACTGACGTTCCTGTGA
- a CDS encoding DUF4097 family beta strand repeat-containing protein produces MKTIGLAVGLALGITMATPLHAQRGGRDTTLQLTGTSVVDVTLSSGHLVVRSVEGTTGAVRGLRNDQRLRSTGVALTVVGRDEQRRSFSSSSRNRSDDVLEVDVPRGVRLVVNTRSADVDVQEFAGDVEVTTQSGTLQLAGVRGRVIVESVSGDITITGAPSSVRITTVSGDIGIRGARGDVEVHTTSGDVRIDGERIPRLLVESMNADVDFDGSFTDGARVQLSTHSGDVTLRLPESQRGRIELSTVSGDFTAGFPLTMAPNNIPSSGRGRATRRYELGSGGTSQIDISTFSGDVRILRGNRS; encoded by the coding sequence ATGAAAACCATCGGTCTCGCCGTGGGCCTCGCCCTCGGCATCACCATGGCCACGCCACTCCACGCCCAGCGGGGAGGACGTGACACCACCCTGCAACTCACTGGTACATCGGTGGTGGACGTGACGCTGTCGTCCGGCCATCTGGTGGTGCGCAGTGTGGAAGGCACGACAGGCGCCGTGCGTGGACTCCGTAACGACCAGCGCCTGCGCAGCACCGGCGTGGCCCTCACGGTGGTGGGGCGCGACGAACAGCGGCGCAGCTTCAGCAGCTCGTCGCGCAATCGCAGTGACGATGTACTCGAGGTCGACGTGCCGCGTGGTGTCCGACTCGTCGTGAACACCCGTTCGGCCGATGTCGATGTCCAGGAATTTGCGGGTGATGTGGAAGTGACCACACAGAGTGGCACCCTGCAGCTCGCCGGCGTGCGCGGACGCGTCATCGTGGAATCCGTGTCGGGCGATATCACCATCACGGGCGCACCGTCGTCCGTGCGCATCACCACCGTCAGTGGGGACATCGGCATCCGCGGCGCACGCGGTGATGTCGAGGTGCACACCACCAGCGGCGATGTGCGAATCGACGGTGAACGGATTCCGCGACTGCTCGTGGAATCGATGAATGCCGACGTGGATTTCGACGGCAGCTTCACCGACGGGGCTCGTGTGCAACTCAGCACCCACTCGGGTGATGTCACCTTGCGCCTGCCGGAATCCCAACGCGGCCGTATCGAACTGTCCACCGTATCCGGTGATTTCACCGCCGGTTTTCCACTGACCATGGCCCCCAACAACATCCCATCGTCCGGTCGGGGACGTGCCACGCGCCGCTATGAACTCGGCAGCGGCGGTACGTCGCAAATCGATATCTCGACCTTCAGTGGTGACGTGCGTATCCTGCGAGGTAATCGTTCATGA
- a CDS encoding 4a-hydroxytetrahydrobiopterin dehydratase encodes MSASAPSALSDIEIQRALGALPGWSRKGDAICKSYHFATFPAGIAFLAKVADVAERLQHHPDIDVRYTRVQFVLSTHDAGGVTQKDFELAHQIETLASA; translated from the coding sequence ATGTCTGCTTCCGCCCCCTCGGCGCTCTCCGACATCGAGATTCAGCGGGCCCTTGGGGCCTTGCCCGGCTGGTCTCGCAAAGGCGACGCCATCTGCAAGAGCTACCACTTCGCCACCTTCCCTGCGGGGATCGCGTTCCTCGCCAAGGTCGCGGACGTGGCTGAGCGGCTCCAGCACCATCCCGATATCGATGTGCGATACACCCGTGTGCAGTTCGTGCTCAGCACACACGATGCGGGTGGCGTTACGCAGAAGGATTTCGAACTGGCACACCAGATCGAAACCCTGGCTTCTGCGTGA